Proteins from a single region of Candidatus Saccharibacteria bacterium:
- a CDS encoding PilN domain-containing protein, whose protein sequence is MINLLPHEEKRQLRAARSNTLLVRYNILLIAAVGFLAVAVGITFFYLTTTKTAAENTINQNTTKVSSFSSVEAEATQFKSDLAIAKQIIDREVAYTKVILGISKLLPSGVVLENLSLDAQTFGTETTLVAHAKSYNAAIALKDSFQKSPLFSDVHFQSISSGEGDTSGYPFTVNLNITIIKDAAK, encoded by the coding sequence GGCGGCACGCTCCAACACGCTTCTTGTGCGTTATAATATTTTACTTATTGCAGCAGTCGGCTTTCTTGCCGTCGCTGTTGGAATCACATTTTTCTATCTTACAACAACAAAAACCGCCGCCGAAAACACGATCAATCAAAACACAACAAAAGTAAGCAGCTTCTCATCTGTAGAAGCCGAGGCGACGCAGTTTAAATCAGACCTTGCAATCGCCAAGCAAATTATCGATCGCGAAGTCGCCTACACTAAGGTTATTCTGGGCATCTCTAAACTTCTTCCATCGGGTGTTGTTCTTGAAAACCTCAGCCTCGACGCACAGACATTCGGCACCGAAACAACTCTTGTCGCCCATGCTAAAAGCTACAATGCGGCAATCGCTTTAAAAGACTCTTTCCAAAAATCACCGCTATTCTCGGATGTCCACTTTCAAAGTATTTCTTCGGGTGAAGGCGACACAAGTGGATATCCGTTTACCGTTAACCTAAATATCACGATCATAAAGGATGCAGCAAAATGA